In a genomic window of Salvelinus fontinalis isolate EN_2023a chromosome 7, ASM2944872v1, whole genome shotgun sequence:
- the mettl21a gene encoding protein N-lysine methyltransferase METTL21A: MALVPYDGNYLPVLSKLHNSSAEFHFADHNVRLTQDWNKLGVAAVVWDAAVVMCMYLELGQVELTGKVAIELGAGTGLVGIVAALLGAKKVTITDREPALGFLAANVKENIPPDQLGAVEVSELTWGQGLERYPTGGFDIVLGADIVYLEDTFPSLLQTMEHLSSESSVVLLACKIRYERDTNFLSMLKQRFTVHEVHYDKERDIHIYKAVKRPARRDL; encoded by the exons ATGGCGCTTGTACCATATGATGGGAATTATTTGCCCGTGCTCTCCAAACTACATAATTCGTCTGCCGAGTTCCATTTCGCTGACCACAATGTCAGACTAACCCAGGACTGGAATAAACTCGGAGTAGCTGCTGTCGTCTGGGATGCA GCGGTAGTGATGTGTATGTACCTGGAGCTGGGGCAGGTCGAGCTGACGGGGAAGGTTGCCATCGAGCTGGGGGCAGGCACTGGACTGGTGGGCATTGTGGCAGCTCTTCTAG GTGCCAAAAAAGTGACCATCACAGACCGTGAGCCTGCCTTGGGCTTCCTTGCAGCCAATGTGAAAGAGAACATTCCTCCGGATCAGCTAGGAGCAGTGGAGGTCTCAGAACTGACCTGGGGCCAGGGATTGGAGCGCTATCCCACAGGAGGCTTTGACATAGTGCTGGGAGCAGACATTGTTTACCTGGAAGACACATTTCCATCATTACTGCAAACGATGGAACACCTCAGCTCAGAGAGTAGTGTAGTGCTACTGGCCTGCAAGATCCGCTACGAGCGAGACACTAACTTCCTGAGCATGCTGAAGCAGCGCTTCACAGTACACGAGGTGCACTATGACAAGGAAAGAGACATTCACATCTACAAGGCTGTGAAGCGTCCAGCAAGGAGAGATCTGTAG
- the LOC129859956 gene encoding cyclic AMP-responsive element-binding protein 1-like — protein MTMEAGADTQQGGDTAVSESEAQQITLAQVSMAAGQVSSSGSTVTLVQLPNGQTVQVHGVIQAAQPSVIQSPQVQTVQISTVAEDSQDSQESVDSVTDSQKRREILSRRPSYRKILNDLSSDVSAVPPIEEEKSEDDSTPAITTVAMPTSCPIYQTASGQYIAITQGGAIQLANNGTDGMQGMQTLTMTNAAGTQQGTTILQYAQTSDGQQILVPSNQVVMQAASGEVQTYQIRTANTSSMTPGMVMASSPALSGQEGPEVVVTRKREVRLMKNREAARECRRKKKEYVKCLENRVAVLENQNKTLIEELKSLKDLYCHKSE, from the exons ATGACCATGGAAGCGGGAGCCGATACACAGCAGGGTGGTGACACAGCTGTTTCTGAGTCTGAGGCCCAGCAGATCACACTGGCCCAG GTGTCTATGGCAGCAGGACAGGTCTCCTCCAGCGGCTCCACAGTCACCTTGGTGCAGCTACCCAACGGTCAGACGGTTCAGGTCCACGGGGTCATCCAGGCCGCCCAGCCCTCGGTCATCCAGTCGCCTCAAGTGCAGACTGTTCAG ATTTCAACAGTTGCAGAGGATTCCCAGGACTCCCAGGAGTCGGTGGACAGTGTGACAGACTCTCAAAAGAGGAGGGAGATTCTGTCCAGACGTCCTTCCTACAG GAAGATCCTGAACGACCTGTCATCTGACGTGTCTGCGGTCCCGCCGATCGAGGAGGAGAAATCGGAGGACGACTCGACCCCCGCCATCACCACCGTTGCCATGCCCACATCATGCCCCATCTATCAGACGGCCAGCGGCCAGTACA TTGCCATCACCCAGGGCGGTGCCATCCAACTGGCCAATAACGGTACGGATGGCATGCAGGGGATGCAGACCCTGACCATGACCAACGCGGCAGGCACCCAGCAGGGCACCACCATCCTGCAGTATGCCCAGACCTCTGATGGACAGCAAATCCTGGTGCCCAGCAACCAGGTGGTAATGCAAG CTGCCTCTGGAGAAGTGCAGACCTACCAGATCCGTACGGCCAACACCAGCAGCATGACTCCTGGGATGGTGATGGCCTCCTCTCCCGCCCTGTCCGGCCAGGAAGGCCCAGAGGTTGTAGTCACCCGTAAGAGGGAGGTCAGACTGATGAAGAACAG GGAGGCGGCCCGGGAGTGTCGCCGGAAGAAGAAGGAGTACGTCAAGTGTCTGGAGAACCGTGTGGCCGTTCTGGAGAACCAAAACAAAACCCTCATCGAGGAACTGAAGTCACTTAAAGACTTGTACTGCCACAAATCAGAgtag